One window of uncultured Methanoregula sp. genomic DNA carries:
- a CDS encoding STAS domain-containing protein has translation MALEIIPLEDAQIVLLPQRFDTQTAPGIEADLKALLVTTPRKIIFDFSKTEYVASSGLRVLLMVTRDQMKAGGNVAFVELKPSVLRIFEMAGFTNIFPISRTRADALLKMA, from the coding sequence ATGGCGCTAGAGATAATTCCCCTTGAAGACGCACAGATCGTCCTGTTACCGCAGAGGTTTGATACCCAGACCGCACCGGGCATAGAGGCAGACCTCAAGGCACTCCTGGTCACCACTCCCCGGAAAATTATTTTTGATTTTTCAAAAACTGAGTATGTGGCAAGCTCCGGCCTGCGCGTTCTCTTAATGGTAACCCGGGACCAGATGAAAGCCGGGGGAAACGTGGCATTCGTTGAATTAAAACCATCCGTTCTCAGGATCTTTGAAATGGCCGGGTTTACCAACATCTTTCCGATCAGCAGAACCCGTGCCGACGCCCTCCTGAAAATGGCCTGA
- a CDS encoding response regulator receiver protein has product MTEDKRKAHLLKLFSTMSGKTKIVEPMKNIHGTLRDSDAIEREVALVMREITEQGIFKTSLKPIQLAKLVTSFYAGKNDTEIARELGDEKLSKTVARARVRLKLFRELDFKMPFDKEKMEELIDSGKTMKEVSEELGVSPSTLREYRHVIEEQEDPTIDPYIDRIRDVMEDRDLTEQMTRSATADSLGDSIDITEAELIDVT; this is encoded by the coding sequence ATGACCGAAGACAAACGCAAGGCACATCTCCTGAAACTCTTCAGCACCATGTCGGGCAAGACAAAGATCGTCGAGCCGATGAAAAATATCCATGGTACTTTAAGAGACAGCGACGCGATCGAACGCGAGGTCGCTCTCGTAATGAGAGAGATCACTGAACAGGGAATTTTCAAGACCTCCTTAAAACCGATCCAGCTTGCAAAGCTCGTCACCTCATTCTATGCGGGAAAGAATGATACTGAAATCGCCCGGGAACTCGGGGATGAAAAACTCAGTAAGACGGTTGCACGGGCACGTGTCCGGCTCAAACTATTCCGTGAGCTCGATTTCAAGATGCCATTCGACAAGGAGAAGATGGAGGAACTCATCGATTCCGGTAAGACCATGAAGGAAGTCTCAGAGGAACTGGGGGTAAGCCCCTCGACCCTCCGGGAGTACCGGCACGTAATCGAAGAGCAGGAAGATCCCACTATCGACCCGTACATTGACCGGATCCGCGATGTCATGGAAGACCGCGATCTTACCGAACAGATGACCCGGAGCGCAACCGCTGACAGCCTCGGGGACTCAATCGATATTACGGAAGCCGAACTCATTGATGTAACGTAA
- a CDS encoding PP2C family serine/threonine-protein phosphatase: MTWKHIAASVTGISHLNRNESGQDYCRVQVVQFGDSEYFIGLVADGAGSTADGGVGAQIACDTILAGIADSIRTTGDAAALSAEEVEGWVSTARDAIAAQALLEGKPLREYACTLVGCVIAENFALYFQIGDGGIVISEESGYTPVFWPDQGDYANTTYFITDEAFLSHLSQLRSDTPPPEVALFTDGLQNLVLSFSQKTAHAGFFKPMFETLRKSPGGENLALTEQLRAFLTSREINERSDDDKTLILAVR; the protein is encoded by the coding sequence ATGACATGGAAGCACATTGCAGCTTCAGTCACGGGAATATCGCACCTGAACCGCAATGAGAGCGGCCAGGATTATTGCAGGGTACAGGTTGTCCAGTTCGGCGACAGCGAATATTTCATAGGTCTCGTTGCCGACGGGGCGGGGAGTACTGCTGACGGGGGGGTCGGGGCTCAGATCGCCTGCGATACAATCCTTGCGGGTATCGCAGATTCCATCCGCACCACCGGCGACGCAGCAGCCCTGTCGGCCGAAGAGGTGGAAGGCTGGGTATCCACAGCCCGGGATGCGATAGCAGCGCAGGCCCTTCTGGAGGGAAAACCCCTCCGGGAGTATGCCTGCACGCTCGTAGGTTGTGTTATAGCGGAGAATTTCGCCCTGTATTTCCAGATCGGGGACGGGGGAATCGTGATCAGCGAAGAGTCCGGCTATACACCCGTCTTCTGGCCGGACCAGGGGGATTATGCCAATACAACGTATTTCATCACGGACGAAGCGTTTCTCTCCCACCTCAGCCAGCTTCGTTCGGATACTCCACCCCCCGAAGTTGCACTCTTCACGGACGGTCTCCAGAACCTCGTGCTGTCATTCTCCCAGAAAACAGCCCATGCAGGTTTTTTTAAGCCAATGTTTGAAACCCTCAGGAAAAGTCCCGGGGGAGAAAACCTGGCACTCACAGAACAACTGCGTGCCTTTCTCACGAGCCGCGAGATCAATGAACGCAGCGACGACGACAAGACCCTGATCCTTGCCGTGCGGTAA
- a CDS encoding class I SAM-dependent methyltransferase, with product MQDNPTDTRSHYDRFLAEQYLWMAGGFGENCRKNRTFFAGHSLVPRSTGNAIDLGAGCGFQSVPLAEAGFRVTAVDFCRPLLAELRGRAGTFLIDTLIADIRNFPAWSSRRSELISCMGDTLTHLPDLDAVHSLIRQCHAELEPGGKCVFSLRDYSAEPERSVVVIPVRRDPDRIFLCRLEHGNETVGVTDILISRKSGKWERTAGTYTKIRIAPEILVRMLDEAGFTVEFFEADAGVITIIAGKK from the coding sequence ATGCAGGATAATCCAACGGATACACGATCGCATTATGACCGGTTCCTTGCAGAGCAGTACCTCTGGATGGCCGGGGGATTTGGCGAAAACTGCCGGAAGAACCGTACATTTTTTGCCGGTCACAGCCTGGTCCCCCGGAGCACGGGAAACGCGATCGATCTGGGTGCCGGCTGCGGGTTCCAGTCGGTTCCGCTCGCGGAAGCCGGGTTCCGTGTGACCGCGGTCGACTTCTGCCGGCCGCTGCTGGCGGAGCTCAGGGGCCGGGCCGGGACATTTTTGATCGATACGCTTATCGCAGATATCCGCAATTTCCCGGCATGGTCCTCCCGCAGGTCGGAACTCATCTCATGCATGGGGGACACGCTCACACATCTGCCGGACCTGGATGCGGTGCATTCCCTGATCCGGCAGTGCCATGCGGAACTGGAGCCGGGCGGGAAATGTGTTTTCTCGCTCCGGGATTATTCAGCGGAGCCGGAAAGATCGGTTGTCGTGATCCCGGTGCGCCGGGACCCGGACCGGATTTTTCTCTGCCGGCTGGAACACGGGAATGAGACGGTCGGCGTAACGGATATTCTCATCTCCCGCAAATCCGGGAAATGGGAGCGGACCGCAGGCACGTACACAAAAATTCGTATCGCACCGGAAATTCTTGTCCGGATGCTGGACGAGGCTGGTTTCACGGTAGAATTTTTTGAAGCGGATGCAGGAGTCATCACGATTATCGCTGGCAAAAAATGA
- a CDS encoding metal-dependent hydrolase, with protein sequence MQITYLGHSCVLLSGAKRVLIDPFIEGGSVLGLDPDIVAVTHGHSDHMGETVALNKKTVAVTEISRYLKSKGLPVESMNIGGTHEVDGISFTMTPAQHSSSIEEAGPGFSAGAPVGFVIRMDGVTVYHAGDTGLFSDMKLIGELYHPDIALLPIGGRFTMGANEAMMAASFIGAKTVIPIHYNTWEKIAADPVAFKKAIERTTDMVVKILSPGETLETGS encoded by the coding sequence ATGCAAATCACGTATCTTGGTCACTCCTGTGTCCTGCTCTCCGGTGCAAAACGAGTTCTCATCGATCCTTTCATCGAGGGGGGGAGCGTTCTTGGACTGGACCCGGATATTGTTGCGGTCACGCACGGGCATTCGGATCACATGGGCGAAACCGTTGCACTCAATAAAAAAACGGTTGCAGTCACCGAGATTTCCCGATACCTGAAATCAAAAGGGCTACCCGTTGAGAGCATGAACATCGGCGGGACCCACGAGGTTGACGGCATTTCTTTCACCATGACCCCGGCGCAGCACTCCTCCTCCATCGAGGAAGCCGGCCCGGGCTTTTCTGCGGGGGCTCCCGTTGGTTTTGTTATCCGGATGGATGGCGTGACCGTTTACCATGCTGGAGATACCGGTCTTTTTTCGGATATGAAACTGATTGGGGAACTGTATCATCCTGACATTGCACTTCTCCCGATTGGTGGACGGTTCACGATGGGTGCGAACGAGGCAATGATGGCTGCCAGTTTCATCGGTGCAAAGACCGTGATCCCCATCCATTACAATACCTGGGAGAAGATTGCCGCGGACCCGGTTGCGTTCAAAAAAGCCATTGAGCGGACAACCGATATGGTTGTGAAGATTCTCTCGCCCGGGGAGACCCTGGAGACCGGGTCATAA
- the pth2 gene encoding peptidyl-tRNA hydrolase Pth2, with the protein MPKPSEKQTMPRPEPEFRYKQCLIIRNDVKMSCGKRCAQAAHASIGAYNGADKTLAKAWMSEGQKKVVLKANDERTLFELKVIAERAGISTSLIQDAGMTEIPPGTITALGIGPAKSEDLDKITGSLTLL; encoded by the coding sequence ATGCCAAAACCCTCAGAAAAACAGACAATGCCCAGACCCGAGCCCGAGTTCCGGTACAAACAGTGCCTCATCATCCGAAATGATGTCAAGATGAGCTGCGGCAAACGCTGTGCGCAGGCAGCACACGCTTCCATCGGCGCCTATAATGGTGCAGACAAAACCCTTGCAAAAGCCTGGATGTCAGAAGGTCAGAAGAAAGTCGTCCTCAAGGCAAACGATGAGCGGACCCTCTTCGAACTCAAGGTGATAGCCGAACGCGCCGGCATCTCCACGTCCCTGATCCAGGATGCCGGTATGACCGAGATCCCGCCCGGCACTATCACGGCCCTTGGCATCGGCCCGGCAAAGTCCGAGGATCTCGACAAGATCACCGGGTCCCTCACGCTCTTATGA
- a CDS encoding dihydrofolate reductase family protein gives MTTKTDRPHVLMMSEITADGKLTLKKGASSKILMKYMAHETELLLHNTRAEYDAIMVGANTIRIDNSFLTVRYVQGKSPLRVIPCSMADIPLDANVLGPDAPTAIAVSEAAPEDRIEAIKKKGAHVIVAGKTRVELPLLLKILREKFGVNKLMIEGGPTLNWHMLHDRLVDEIRLIHLPFIVGGSDTPSLVGGMHINSEDEMIRLNLKKYYMCGSNLVSEFDVLYHEVP, from the coding sequence ATGACAACAAAAACAGACCGTCCTCATGTGCTGATGATGTCAGAGATCACCGCAGACGGCAAACTCACCCTGAAAAAGGGAGCCTCTTCAAAGATCCTGATGAAATACATGGCTCACGAGACCGAGCTCCTGCTGCACAATACCCGTGCGGAATACGATGCCATCATGGTCGGCGCCAACACGATCCGGATCGACAATTCATTCCTTACGGTCCGCTATGTCCAGGGAAAAAGCCCGCTCCGGGTAATCCCGTGCAGCATGGCAGATATTCCGCTCGACGCAAACGTGCTCGGGCCCGATGCACCAACTGCAATAGCGGTTTCTGAAGCCGCACCGGAAGATCGCATCGAGGCAATCAAAAAGAAAGGTGCCCACGTGATCGTTGCCGGGAAAACACGGGTCGAACTCCCGCTGCTCCTCAAGATCCTCAGGGAAAAATTCGGCGTGAACAAGCTGATGATCGAAGGCGGGCCTACCCTCAACTGGCACATGCTGCACGACCGGCTCGTGGACGAGATCCGGCTCATCCACCTGCCGTTCATTGTTGGCGGTTCCGATACACCATCGCTCGTTGGCGGCATGCACATCAATTCCGAGGACGAGATGATCCGGCTGAACCTGAAAAAATATTACATGTGCGGCAGCAACCTTGTCTCGGAATTCGATGTCCTCTACCATGAGGTCCCATAA
- a CDS encoding class I SAM-dependent methyltransferase, with product MTGENRDFNAVAKSWDENPGRVKLSEDVATTINDTVPLAPNMDVLDFGCGTGLLTLRLQPQVHVITGIDSSEGMLAILDEKIQYGQLQNVKIRHIDLDRGDVLTGHYHLVVSSMTLHHVRDIPSLLAQFFRVILPGGWLAIADLDPDEGKFHEDNTGVFHFGFEREAQKQAFRHAGFDQVQDRTAAIMTKQMPDGQSRSFTIALISGKKPE from the coding sequence ATGACCGGAGAAAATCGGGATTTCAATGCAGTTGCAAAATCCTGGGACGAGAACCCGGGCCGCGTGAAACTATCAGAGGATGTAGCCACGACAATAAACGACACAGTCCCGCTTGCACCCAACATGGATGTGCTGGACTTTGGCTGCGGCACGGGACTCCTGACGCTCCGGCTCCAGCCCCAGGTACACGTGATCACCGGCATCGACAGTTCGGAGGGCATGCTCGCGATCCTCGATGAAAAGATCCAGTACGGGCAGCTGCAGAACGTGAAGATTCGGCATATCGATCTCGACCGGGGTGATGTGCTGACCGGCCATTATCATCTCGTGGTCAGCAGCATGACCCTTCACCATGTCCGGGATATTCCATCACTCCTTGCACAATTTTTCAGGGTGATTCTTCCGGGGGGATGGCTTGCCATCGCGGATCTCGACCCGGACGAAGGAAAATTCCATGAAGACAATACCGGCGTCTTTCACTTCGGGTTCGAACGCGAAGCCCAGAAACAGGCATTCCGGCATGCCGGGTTCGATCAGGTGCAGGACCGGACTGCGGCCATCATGACAAAGCAGATGCCGGACGGGCAATCCCGATCGTTTACCATTGCACTTATCTCCGGGAAAAAACCGGAATAA
- the truD gene encoding tRNA pseudouridine(13) synthase TruD, with protein MMQSTYPLERDLGMRYYASNEAGIGGKLRSVPEDFIVGEIPPEPKGGSGGPYLICNLTKTNWELQHAVKEIAKRLAISHRRIGWAGTKDRNAITTQRISIYDVTAEQVAAVRLKDLVLEPIGTSNETLLLGALLGNRFDILIRDTESPDIASQVKSITQTASEGIPNYFGLQRFGALRPVTHRVGEWILRGDYEQAVLTYVGMEFPGESEATRTVRSAFLETRDIETALHRFPVQLSFERSMLHYLWSHPDDYAGALKELPPKLLSMFVSAFQSYLFNCALSQRFDDGHTMHDALPGDMLIFANGRTDTATATNLTAVSMHIQRGRCAIALFMPGKEMAAGQIADATTLSLLEKHQITPADFERAAKFVRTKFEGAYRPIALRTAIESSLENGDKDVRLKFTLPPGHYATTVCREFMKADPAKMI; from the coding sequence ATGATGCAGAGCACGTATCCTCTCGAACGCGATCTCGGCATGCGGTATTATGCCAGCAACGAAGCCGGAATCGGAGGAAAACTCCGGTCGGTACCGGAGGATTTCATTGTCGGGGAAATTCCTCCTGAACCAAAAGGGGGAAGCGGTGGGCCGTACCTGATCTGCAACCTCACGAAAACCAACTGGGAGCTCCAGCACGCCGTAAAAGAGATCGCAAAACGGCTCGCAATCAGCCACCGCCGGATCGGCTGGGCCGGTACCAAGGATCGCAACGCGATCACCACACAGCGGATCTCCATTTACGATGTGACTGCTGAGCAGGTGGCCGCAGTCCGGCTCAAGGATCTTGTGCTCGAGCCCATCGGCACTTCGAACGAGACCCTGCTGCTCGGCGCTCTCCTGGGCAACCGGTTCGATATCCTGATCCGGGATACGGAATCGCCGGATATCGCCAGCCAGGTCAAAAGTATCACACAGACTGCCAGCGAGGGAATCCCGAACTACTTTGGCCTCCAGCGGTTCGGGGCGCTCCGGCCGGTCACGCACCGGGTCGGGGAGTGGATTCTCCGGGGAGATTATGAGCAGGCAGTTCTGACCTATGTTGGCATGGAATTTCCCGGCGAATCGGAAGCGACAAGGACCGTCCGCTCGGCCTTCCTGGAAACCCGCGATATAGAAACCGCCCTCCACCGGTTCCCGGTCCAGCTCTCGTTTGAGCGCTCCATGCTCCATTACCTCTGGTCCCACCCGGACGATTATGCCGGGGCCCTTAAGGAACTCCCCCCCAAGCTCCTCTCAATGTTCGTCTCCGCGTTCCAGTCGTACCTCTTCAACTGTGCGCTCAGCCAGCGGTTCGATGACGGGCACACTATGCACGACGCCCTGCCGGGCGATATGCTGATCTTTGCAAACGGCAGGACCGACACCGCAACCGCCACGAACCTCACGGCAGTTTCGATGCACATACAACGCGGGAGGTGCGCAATTGCCCTTTTCATGCCGGGAAAAGAGATGGCGGCAGGCCAGATCGCCGATGCCACCACGCTCTCGCTCCTGGAAAAGCATCAGATTACACCGGCCGATTTCGAGCGGGCGGCAAAGTTTGTCCGGACAAAATTCGAAGGAGCTTACCGGCCCATAGCGCTCAGGACCGCGATTGAATCATCTCTTGAAAATGGGGATAAGGACGTACGGCTGAAATTTACCCTGCCGCCCGGCCATTATGCAACTACCGTCTGCCGTGAATTCATGAAAGCGGACCCGGCAAAAATGATTTAG
- the sppA gene encoding signal peptide peptidase SppA, giving the protein MSGNDGVQWPLIGQQPGQPKSRSGLKWFLLIIAGLFIVACFVFSTYYLTHDDTRGVTVVRMEGAMVTGEVANGDSIGSEVVGRELRAAADDPMVEAIVLRVDSPGGTPAAAQEIIGDLEYAKTKKPVVVSMGDMATSAAYYVSSHADRIYANPDTFTAGVGVIWKFSDISRWMNNEGYNISVIKSGSKKDMGSTSRPLTTDEEKYAQKIVDDSFENFIGDVTSHRAIARSDIDDGRVIRGADAIKINVVDELGNLHDAIEGAKKMAKSRA; this is encoded by the coding sequence ATGAGCGGGAATGATGGCGTGCAGTGGCCACTTATCGGCCAGCAGCCCGGCCAGCCGAAATCCCGGTCCGGGCTGAAATGGTTTCTTCTCATAATTGCCGGCCTTTTCATCGTGGCCTGTTTTGTTTTTTCCACGTATTACCTCACGCACGATGATACAAGAGGCGTAACCGTAGTACGGATGGAAGGTGCCATGGTAACCGGTGAGGTTGCCAACGGCGATTCGATTGGCAGCGAAGTTGTCGGCCGGGAACTGCGCGCTGCAGCGGACGACCCGATGGTGGAAGCCATCGTGCTGCGGGTGGACAGCCCGGGGGGAACACCGGCCGCAGCCCAGGAGATCATCGGTGACCTGGAATATGCAAAAACCAAAAAGCCGGTTGTTGTCTCCATGGGAGACATGGCAACTTCGGCTGCGTATTACGTGAGCTCCCACGCTGACAGGATTTACGCAAATCCCGATACCTTCACGGCAGGTGTCGGTGTTATCTGGAAGTTCTCCGATATCAGCCGCTGGATGAATAACGAGGGCTATAATATCAGTGTCATCAAGTCCGGCAGCAAGAAGGACATGGGGAGCACGTCCCGCCCGTTAACCACCGATGAAGAGAAGTACGCCCAGAAGATCGTGGACGACAGTTTTGAGAATTTCATCGGCGATGTCACCAGTCACCGGGCGATCGCCCGGTCCGATATCGATGACGGCAGGGTAATCCGGGGCGCAGACGCGATTAAAATCAATGTTGTTGATGAACTCGGGAACCTGCACGATGCCATTGAAGGCGCAAAAAAGATGGCAAAGTCCCGGGCCTAA
- a CDS encoding VWA domain-containing protein: protein MSDDSYLDQQPLGPVTFAENPEPRCPCLLLLDTSGSMAGKPIAELNAGLRAFYEELQGDSLASKRVEVALISFGPVRIISNFNTVDFFLDPTLEAEGDTPLGEAIRQGIDLMKKRKEEYRANGISFYRPWIFLITDGSPTDEWQHAAAAIREGEASKSFAFFVVGVQNADMKTLRQLSVREPLKLQGLKFREFFQWLSNSMKSASRSNPGDRILLAPPSGWSEI, encoded by the coding sequence ATGAGCGATGATTCCTATCTCGATCAACAACCCCTCGGACCAGTAACTTTTGCGGAAAATCCCGAGCCCCGCTGTCCCTGCCTGTTACTGCTGGATACTTCCGGGTCCATGGCAGGAAAGCCAATAGCTGAACTCAATGCCGGGCTTCGGGCATTTTACGAAGAACTGCAGGGAGATTCCCTTGCCTCAAAACGCGTTGAAGTTGCGCTCATCTCGTTTGGCCCGGTCAGGATTATCAGCAATTTCAATACCGTAGATTTTTTCCTTGACCCGACCCTTGAGGCCGAGGGAGATACGCCCCTTGGGGAAGCCATCCGCCAGGGAATCGATCTCATGAAAAAACGCAAGGAAGAATATCGCGCCAACGGGATCTCTTTTTACCGCCCGTGGATCTTCCTGATCACCGACGGTTCCCCGACCGATGAGTGGCAGCATGCAGCCGCCGCCATCCGGGAAGGGGAAGCCTCGAAATCGTTTGCGTTCTTTGTTGTCGGCGTCCAGAACGCGGACATGAAAACGCTCCGGCAGTTATCGGTACGCGAGCCTCTGAAACTCCAGGGGCTCAAGTTCCGGGAATTTTTCCAGTGGCTCTCCAATTCCATGAAATCTGCATCACGGAGCAATCCCGGCGATCGGATCCTGCTCGCACCTCCCTCCGGCTGGAGTGAGATATGA